The DNA sequence GCCTCGGTTTGATCCAGGGAGCCGGTGTGCTGGCGGATGTCGCGGTCGGTCACAATTCCGACCGGGACGCCGTCATTGAGGATCGGCACGCATCGAAAGCCTCCCAAGTGCATCTTGGTTGCGATGGCGGAGAGCTTCTCGTGCGGAGTCGCGGTGACCGGGTTTTTCGTCATCCAGGTGCCGACCAGGTCGCTTTGCGCTGGAGTGCAGCGCACGGTCAGCACCGGGCAGGCGGATTCGCGCAAGACGACTTCGGCGATGCTGCCAAGGAAAAAGCGCTTGAAGCCTCGCCGCCCGTGCGTGGCCATTACGACCACGTCGGCGCTGGTCTTCTTTTCGGCACTTAAGATGGTGCCGGCCGGCTCGCCGGTATGGGTCAGGAGTTCGTACTTGATTCCGGCCAGCCGCTTGTGTGCGATCTCGAGCAGCTTGGCGCGAGCAGTCTCTTCCTGCCCCTTGTAGAGGTCAACATAGACCGGCATTCCCGTCGGCGCGATGATCATCGGAACCACGTGCAAGACAAATACAGTGCCGTCGTTCTCGCGGGCGAAATTCGCGGCCGTATCGAGCGCTTGCATCGAGTTATCGTCGAAATCCACCGGGCAAAGAATCCTGCGGAATGGATATGCCATAAGAATGCGCTCCTTCGCGGTCAGGCTGTCACCGCACTCATTCTACAAGCGAATGCCGTGCCATCCCACGAATTTAGTTCTTCGCGGTTCGCAATCACGATTCGATCGCTACCGCGCTGACCTGTATCCGATCGCAGCACTCAGAAACTTCTGTACTAAAGCATTGTTAAGAGAGCATCTGGCAGTCAACTGACGTTCCAATCACTTCAAAAGCTGCTTGGCTCGAAACAGGAATCAAAACAGGAATAACGCCCAGGAGTCATTCAGGAGCCGCGCTGCTCCGGCAGGCACTCAGTTTGGCGAAGCTTTGCGTCGATCATGAAGATGTATCGGTTCGCGTCATTTTGCGAATGTCGATGCGGCTGACGGGCAGGGCGAGACAGGGGGGCGTTCAGCCTGCGGCTCAGAAAAGCCTTCACCTTCATTGCAGTAAGCGCCATCGACGCTTAGCCGCTGATGGCAAGCGAATTGCACTCTCGTCAACTGCCTGCGTCGGAGGACAACCATGCAGATTGTCAACCTGATGACCTCGAGTCCCATCGTAATCAACCCTGACGACACGCTGGCGAACGCAAAGGCCGTTATGGACGACGGCCGGTTCAGGCGTTTGCCGGTGGTGGAGGACGGGCGGCTGGTCGGGATCCTCACCGAGCGCGATATCCGCGAGCACAGGGGCTACCTGGGATCGACGCGGGTGAATGCGGCGATGCGCACCGAGCTCATCACCGTCGCGCCGCATAGCACGGTGGAAGACGCGGCCCGCCTGATGCTGAAGCACAAGATCGGTGGACTGCCGATTGTCGCCGACGGCAAGCTGGTCGGCATCGTCACCACCAGTGATCTGCTAAGGGCGTTCTTATTGGTCGTTGCCGGAACCAACAAGATCATGAACGGCTAAGGGCCGGCTGAGGAGAAACCGAACGCGAAGGGGAATCGAATGAAGCAACGGACCACCGGCAACATCCCCCAAAAGGGACTCACCCGCAGCCTCGACCGCCGCGGCACGCGCTCCAACATGAGCCCGCCCGTCGCACAGAAGCAGCGCGCGCCAGAAGATCCCTCGGTTTGCGACAGCTGTGGGAGCATTTATACCGCCAAAACCTGGCGGCGCAATCGGCCGCTGCCGGCGAAACTAATCAACGCGGCGGCATGGACTATCTGCCCGGCGTGCAAGCAGGCGAAAAGTGGCGAGTACTTCGGCCGGGTCTTGGTGCGCGGCGCGAAAGCAAGCGCAAACCTCGACGCGATCCGCTCGCGGATCGCCAACGTCGAACGGCGCGCCGAATTCACTCAGCCCGAGCGGCGAATTGTCTCCAGTAAATGGGACGGCGCGACGCTCGAGGTGCTGACCACGTCGCAAAAGCTCGCGCATCGTATCGCCCGCGAACTGCAGAAAGCTTTCGGCGGACGCGCGCGTTACACGTGGTCTGACCAGGACGGCGCCCTGACCGCTATCTGGCAGGGTGAAACGCGTCTGCCGCGAACCTGATCATTCGATTCCGTACTTCACGATCTTGGCGTACAGCTTCTTGCGGGAGATCTTCAGCAGCCTGGCTGCCTGCACCTTGTTGCCTTCGGTCGCATCGAGTGCGCGGCGGATAAGGGCGTGCTCGGCATCGGCGAAACTGCCGACCGGATTTCCCTTGGCGACGGGAACGCGTTCGGCGGCGCGCGAACCGGCGATCGACGCCGGCAGGTCCTGCAATCGGATCACGGGCGAGCGGCTGAAGGTGAATGCGGTCTCGATCGCGTTGGCAAGTTCGCGCACGTTGCCCGGCCACGAATACCGCCGCATGGACCCGATCGCTTCGTCCTCGGCCCCCGTGACCGGAACTCCGCGCATCTGCCTTGCGTTGAAGAGCTCAATGAAATGTTCGACCAGCAGCGCAACATCCTCAAGCCGCTCCCGCAGCGGCGGTATATGAATCACGCCCGCCTGAAGACGGTAGTAGAGGTCGTCTCGAAGGCGCCCGGCCTTCACCTCCTCCTGGGGATCGCGGTTGGTCGAGGCGATCAGGCGCACGTCCACTGCAATCTCTCTGGTCGAGCCTACCGGACGCACCGCGCGCTCCTGAATGGCGCGCAGCAGCTTGCTCTGCGTGTCGGCGCTCATCTCCGTGACCTCGTCCAGGAACAGGGTTCCGCCGTCAGCCGCGCGGAACAGCCCCAGGTACTCGGCGTTCGCTCCGCTGAACGCGCCGCGCTTGTATCCAAACAGCTCGCTTTCGATCAGGTCCTTGGGTACAGCCGCGCAATTGAGCGCGACGAACGGAGCCCCCGGCTGCGGGCCGCATTCATGGATGGCGTGCGCTACCAGCTCCTTGCCCGTGCCGCTCTCGCCGACGATTAGAATCGTGCCGCGGGTGACGCCAGCCGCTTCGACCCGGTCGTACAGCTGCCGCATCGTCGCACTGGCGCCGACCATCCCGTGGAACCGGCTGCGAGAATGATATGGAAGCGCTTCGGCCTCGCGTTCGAGCGCCATGATTCGCGCTCCGGAGACGGCGGTCTTCGACCGGAAGTAGGTATCGGCGAGCACGACCATTCGGATATGGCTCAGCTTGTCGAACGACTGGTACGTCTGCCCCGTTAGTGGCGGGAACGACGGAAACGCGGTGGCCGCGCTCTCCTCGAAAAGGTGAATCGAGACGATCAACTCCGAGAATGGCACACCGCGTTCGGCGAGCTGTTCCCCGATTCGTGCGACGTCGGCGGCGAAGGTGTCCATGTCTTTGTCGAGTAGATCCTTCAGCGTGGCATCGAGCTCGCCGCCGAAGGTCTCCATGAATTCCGTCTTGGTCAGCGCGCGGCTGTCGGCAAAATGCAGCACGTAGAGCTGGTGCCAGTGTTCCAGCACGCGGTTGCGATGTTTCTGGATGGACTCCAGGACCGGACGGAGCTCGTCGAGTTCCGTGTCCCACAGCAAGTGAAAATAGCGTGGCCCCCCGCTGGGCAGAGAAGCGGGAGCCGGTGGGTTGGTGTTTGTCTTCATTCGTTGGCTTTCCGGGCGAACTGGCTCCAAAGGCGTCAAACAGATTAAAAACTGCGCTCAGCGGGGACAATTCCTTCTTAACATATGTTCCTCCAAAAACCAAAATCGCCGGATTTCAGCGGCGTTTTGCCCGAGCGGTTGCGTTGGCATGTTTCAAGCAAGAGCTGGGATGCCAAGGTTGCCAGCCGGGCAAATCTATGCTCCAGCAGCACAATCGACCGAAGCTCGCATCAAGCTCCTCGCAGCACAAAGCAAGCCGCAAGTCCGGGCCCCGGCTTGCGCTTGTATCACAGGCGGACCCGGCAGGCAGCGCGGGCGAAAAGCGTGGGGCGATTGCGGTTTTTTCGCGCGACGAATCGGTCGTGAAGATAATTGCCGAGGGGGTGAGCGATTCCTGGGTCATCGCGAAATTTGCCGATCCGTATGATGGGCACGATTTTCTGCTCAAGCCGGACGTCAAGATGGTTGTAATCGACGACGAAGCGCTCGAGGAATCGACCAGCGCCTGGCTTCTTGGGCAAGTGCGAAAACACGCGCTCCACGCACTTGTTGCCTACATCGCCGCGATTCACAGTCCCGAGACCGAACGGCGCGCGCGTGCCTATAGCGTCCAGTACTACACCTCGAAACCGATGGATCGAGAACGCACGCTGAGGGTTTTGCATTCGTTCGAGCACGCGGTCCATTAGGCCGCCAAATAACTGCTGGCCTGGCGCGGCGAACGAAGCCGCTAACGGATAGGCGCTCGCGGGTCGCGTCACTTCTGCTGGATGCTCTCGACGTATCGCGCCATCGATTCGATTCTTTTCTTCACCTCGGCATCGCTTTCGGGCGTGAACTCCTTGCCCGGTTTCTGAAGGGTCGTCCCCCAAAAAGGCATCTGGAGTCGCGCATGCGACGGTATATTCTTGCGCCCGTCGACCGACTCCACGACCTCATCGAAGGGGAATTTTCCGCCATTGTTTTTCGCCATCTGAGTGAGGTCGTTCGGCGGCGGGTTCATCGGAATGGTCAAGCATGTGGGGCCGTCACCCCTGCCGCCAAGCCCATGGCACTCAGCGCAGTGATTTTGGTAATCCCGTATTCCGGACTGCGCTGCGGCGTCCCGGGCGGTCGCCGCGAGCAGCAGGATCAGCAACAGGAACGCAGGCGATGCTTGCGCCGCTGCGGTGAGTATTCTGCTTAGGAGCGGAGTCGCGACGCGATCATCTCGGCCTCTCATTGTGCGGGGTCCTCTCAGCGCTGATTTGAAATCGCGATTATAATCAGCTCATTAGGCGCGCTTTGCGGCTTTTCAGCAACCCTACTAGTGGACGGGAGAGGTGCCCGGGAATCATGATGCCAACGGCACCACTGGGTGACGCGATCGGCTGCATGATTCATTTTCGACCTACCTCTGCCGCCCCCGCCGATAAAAACCCCGAAAAATCTTGTTTGATGAGCGGAAAAATGGTGGATGACCCAGTCCGATGCGTACTGCTCTCCCGTCAACCTGTCAATCGGTTGACAAGGCGGTTGACACTATGGGGCGGTTGACAAGCGGCGGTTGACGCATGGTGTTTGAAGCGCATGGTTCAACAATTAAAACGCTATTATTTCCCGAGATGACGGATGGACGGTTCGTCTTCGCGGCACCGCGGATTAGGTTTTCAGAACGGACAGATGCGATGAAGACCTAAAACACTACCGACAGGGGCGACGTGCACTTGGTCGAGATCGATCAGCCATTAGCTAACGATGTCCCCTTGCGTCGGCGATGCCGTAGCCTGTGCACTCGTAAAAAGGCTGTGACAATGGATTGTCATCGATTCAATGAAGCGGCCATGGTAAATGCCATAAACTTCCCAAGTAACATTGGCATTGTTTGGTTTGACTATATTCAACACCAATCGACCCGGTGCGATTGAGGGTCGCAGCCACGCTAGGTTTTTCCATTGCTGAGCGGTATGGGTGAAGTCGCCCTCCTTGTCGTATGACCAAGTTGCGACGTGACCAGCGTCGATGGCTTTCTTGAACGACGAAAGCAAGTGGTTCGGCTGATCTGTTAGAAAATAGAGTGCCATTGGAGCCTCCAAGAATCTGTCAGACTTTTTTCGCGAATCACTCCAAACGGCCCGTCCAGCAGACTTGAGTGCACATCCTACCGCTTTGGAAGTCGCCCGCGTTACGTTCCCGGTTGATCATGAGAACCGAAAAAGCCGTCGATACTTTGTGCTGCCGTTAAGCCGCTCGTGGATACCAAATTCCGGTTCAGATGGAGTTTTTGGTAAGGACGGCCTAACCTCTTGGTGCTTTGACCCTTTTTTTGCGCTTGCGCGGCATATCGCGCGGCAGTGAGGGCGGTGATTTCTTGGTAGTGGTCGCCATCACAGACGCCCTGACCTTCAGTTTGGACAGCGCCTCGAGAAACTCGAACCATCCGTAGAGACGCCGCGGCTTCAGCCCTGCCGTGGATCTGGGCGAGTTTACAACCAAAATCCAGTCACCGTCCCGTCCCTCCAGCCAGAACGCATGGATGTGATATTGCGGAATGATGAGCAGTCGGACCAGATGCTCTGGCTCTTTCGCTGCTTCGCGCTTACCGGT is a window from the Candidatus Binatus sp. genome containing:
- a CDS encoding c-type cytochrome gives rise to the protein MLILLLAATARDAAAQSGIRDYQNHCAECHGLGGRGDGPTCLTIPMNPPPNDLTQMAKNNGGKFPFDEVVESVDGRKNIPSHARLQMPFWGTTLQKPGKEFTPESDAEVKKRIESMARYVESIQQK
- a CDS encoding universal stress protein; its protein translation is MAYPFRRILCPVDFDDNSMQALDTAANFARENDGTVFVLHVVPMIIAPTGMPVYVDLYKGQEETARAKLLEIAHKRLAGIKYELLTHTGEPAGTILSAEKKTSADVVVMATHGRRGFKRFFLGSIAEVVLRESACPVLTVRCTPAQSDLVGTWMTKNPVTATPHEKLSAIATKMHLGGFRCVPILNDGVPVGIVTDRDIRQHTGSLDQTEACKAMSEVLITVTPSTDIREAARLLRERKIGGLPVLENGKLAGVITTGDVLEALTTRV
- a CDS encoding CBS domain-containing protein; translated protein: MQIVNLMTSSPIVINPDDTLANAKAVMDDGRFRRLPVVEDGRLVGILTERDIREHRGYLGSTRVNAAMRTELITVAPHSTVEDAARLMLKHKIGGLPIVADGKLVGIVTTSDLLRAFLLVVAGTNKIMNG
- a CDS encoding sigma-54 dependent transcriptional regulator — encoded protein: MKTNTNPPAPASLPSGGPRYFHLLWDTELDELRPVLESIQKHRNRVLEHWHQLYVLHFADSRALTKTEFMETFGGELDATLKDLLDKDMDTFAADVARIGEQLAERGVPFSELIVSIHLFEESAATAFPSFPPLTGQTYQSFDKLSHIRMVVLADTYFRSKTAVSGARIMALEREAEALPYHSRSRFHGMVGASATMRQLYDRVEAAGVTRGTILIVGESGTGKELVAHAIHECGPQPGAPFVALNCAAVPKDLIESELFGYKRGAFSGANAEYLGLFRAADGGTLFLDEVTEMSADTQSKLLRAIQERAVRPVGSTREIAVDVRLIASTNRDPQEEVKAGRLRDDLYYRLQAGVIHIPPLRERLEDVALLVEHFIELFNARQMRGVPVTGAEDEAIGSMRRYSWPGNVRELANAIETAFTFSRSPVIRLQDLPASIAGSRAAERVPVAKGNPVGSFADAEHALIRRALDATEGNKVQAARLLKISRKKLYAKIVKYGIE